One Mustelus asterias chromosome 12, sMusAst1.hap1.1, whole genome shotgun sequence genomic region harbors:
- the LOC144501316 gene encoding large ribosomal subunit protein uL23 has product MAPKAKKEAVPAKTEAKSKALKAKKAILKGVHSHRQKKIRTTPTFRRPKTLRLRRQPKYPRKSAPRRNKLDHYAIIKFPLTTESAMKKIEDNNTLVFIVDIKANKHQIKQAVKKLYDIDVAKVNTLIRPDGEKKAYVRLAPDYDALDVANKIGII; this is encoded by the exons ATGGCTCCGAAGGCGAAGAAGGAAG CTGTCCCTGCCAAGACTGAAGCTAAATCCAAGGCCTTGAAAGCAAAGAAAGCCATTTTGAAGGGAGTTCATAGTCACAGGCAGAAGAAAATTAGGACAACACCTACTTTCAGGAGACCAAAGACACTCAGACTGAGGAGGCAACCCAAGTACCCCAGAAAGAGTGCTCCCAGGAGGAACAA GTTGGACCATTATGCAATCATTAAGTTCCCTCTGACCACTGAGTCCGCAATGAAGAAAATTGAGGACAACAATACTTTGGTTTTCATTGTTGATATCAAAGCCAACAAACATCAGATAAAACAGGCTGTCAAGAAACTGTATGATATCGATGTAGCTAAAGTCAACACTCTTATCAG GCCCGATGGTGAGAAGAAAGCCTACGTCCGTCTGGCCCCAGACTATGATGCATTGGATGTTGCTAATAAG